In the genome of Carassius gibelio isolate Cgi1373 ecotype wild population from Czech Republic chromosome A25, carGib1.2-hapl.c, whole genome shotgun sequence, the window ttgggcattgactcttttttttttttttttttgcaaaattattatataatttgtgaaattttccaaaaagtttaaagcacctggtattcccaggcagtctcccatccatgtactaaccagacccaaacctgctaatattcagagaccggcattgactctattttttggcaaaattattatatactaagtgaaaaatttccaaaaagcttacagcacctggtatttctaggcggtctcccatccaagtactaaccaggcccaaacctgcttagcttccgagatgaaacgagatcgggcatagcttttttttttttttttttttttaacatttttttttttttctaaaaaagactcatacatacatttaacatacattttaaaaacaatctaaattacatttttgcaataatacattaaaatgaaaatatgtcatttcaaGGAATGGATTcccttttacacttttttttacaaacacttatttttcatctttcatATTATAGTAACAAAACAGAACATTTAGATTAAAACACATCTTTATcctaaaaaaattgcacacatgtatttttgtcttcttttgttTGACCATGTTTCTTCTGCTCCATTTAACAAACCTTGCAATGTTTAAgatgcaatttaaaaaacactcattattgacatttattaaaatagcGACCCCTCTTTTCCTTCCTATATCACAATTACTATACATTTCTCCATTCCACAATTTTCTGATTTCATCACTTATTTTATCTTCCCACCTCATTCCTTGTAGACATAACATATCCCTATTTTTAGTCAGACACATCAATCTTTCAAACCTTTGACTTTGGGATAAGTCTCTAGCATTCAATGAAACAATACTTAGAAAACTCATTAAGGAAAACACAGGATAAACCAAAAACCACCACTCAATTAGTTTCATTGTCTTTAAAGAAAACATGTCTTGCTTCCCCCATTTCCACTTTTCCTCCTTTCCTTTAGCGCATCTCttcttattttctgctttttaagaaccTTTTGAATGTCAACTCCACCTTTTGTTCTTGCTTTTACACCTCTATTCAGTCTTTCTATTCCTTTATTTTCCAAACCAAAAATCCTCCCCCCATTTTCCACTTCTCTTACCTCCGGCAGTATCTTCATTCCCTTATCCTCATCCTTTTCTTGACCTTTTTCATAGTCCATCCCAGTCGTGTCCACTTCTTCCTTTTCCTTAGAAAAGTCTTTGTTAATCAAAATTCTTTCCTCTTTGTCTACTCTTTCTCCCTTCTCCATTCCTTGTTCTCCATCTTTGCTCTTTTCTTCATTCTCATCTTTGTtggtttcctcctcttcctcattgtcCTGTTCATCTTCCTCTCCTTGAGTCTGCCgcagtgaatcatttaaatgatCAGTTGCAGTATCTCCCATCACCTCCTGTATGTCCATATTTGTGTCCTCATTTACCTCATGTTCCATCTCACATCTGCATCTCATGATTGCTTTGTCGCAGCCTTGGCACCGTGGGACTTTGCAGTCCCGCGCATAATGCCCCTGCTCAAAACAGTCTCGACATTTGAATTGCGGACAGTCCTTTTTCTCATGTTCCACACTTACACAGATCCTGCATGTCTTCAGCTGGTTGTCATGAATCACTCTGTAGTACTGCACTCCTTCTTCAGTCATGAACCTGGTATTATATGGCAAAGATGTCACTTCTTGTGGAAACTTTACCTTTAGAAAACGTGTTCCGTCCGCCACTGTTGTCCCCGGATGATATCTTCTTCTTAGAGGCAAAATGGGAGTTACTCCCCAATTTATCAGTTTTTGAATAATTTCCTCATCTTCTATATAGCTGGGCAGACTCAAGAAAGATACCATTCTTTCTGTTGCACACAGTTTCCTTATCTCACATTCTTTTCCGTTAATCATGATTCCATTCAACAGTAAATCACAGTCCAACTCACTTTCCatagtcatttcaaattcattgttattctttcttcttagtccgatcagttttccaattcctactttctcttcaactgatttaatgatcattattactgttgtgtgttctatatcttttacagtcattgttaatgttgcttcttttcTGTATTGCCTCTGATACTTTGTTTGTTGGCTCAACCTCTTTATCATTTGCTGTCGTTgagataaatcatttattttttcaccaaCTCCTTTATTAGTTCCAGTACCTTCAGTTGTTTGTAGTGCTGTTTTTCTGTCCTGTCCATTTGTTTTTCCATCTGGTTTTCTCCTTGAAACCACCTTTGCCCATGTTTCATTCCTGCTTTCACCATTGTCTTCATTTATATTCCTTTCCATCTCGTCTGCAACATATCCTGATTCTCTGTTCCCCATCTCATTTCCTTTTGCCAGTCCGTGTCCTTTGTCCGTTAAATCCGTCATTTTCTTAAATGAAAACCCCAAACAGTATAAACTGTTTggggttaaaaaacaacaacaactaactaatataaactcaaaacacacaaacaaacgaaaaaactaaaccaaactacaaaatggaagagcctctctcttcctactactgccaactcacttcctgttccactctagcgccctcaggttggtatggccgtaagcgaagactgccgcaaagagagggctatttagagatcagccaatctaatcgccagtacattatataagtaggaaagaaaacccaaaagcttaaagcacctggtattcctagccggtctctcatccaagtactaaccagacctaagcctgctaagattcagagattgggcattgactcttttttttttggcaaaattattatataatttgtgaaattttccaaaaagtttaaagcacctggtattcccaggcagtctcccatcaatgtactaaccaggcccaaacctgctaatattcagaaatcgggcattgactctattttttggcaaaattattatatactaagtgaaaattttccaaaaagtttaaagcacctggtattcccaggcagtctcccatccatgtactaaccagacccaaacctgctaatattcagagaccggcattgactctattttttggcaaaattattatatactaactgaaaaatttccaaaaagcttacagcacctggtattcccaggcggtctcccatccaagtactaaccaggcccaaacctgcttagcttccgagatcagacgagatcaggcatagccaggttggtatggccgtaagcgaagactgccgcaaagagaaggctatttagagatcagccaatctaatcgccagtacattatataagtaggaaagaaaacccaaaagcttaaagcacctggtattcctagccggtctctcatccaagtactaaccagacctaagcctgctaagattcagagattgggcatcgactcttttttttttttttttttttttttttgcaaaattattatataatttgtgaaattttccaaaaagtttaaagcacctggtattcccaggcagtctcccatccatgtactaaccaggcccaaacctgctaatattcagaaatcgggcattgactctattttttggcaaaattcttatatactaagtgaaaattttccaaaaagtttaaagcacctggtattcccaggcagtctcccatccatgtactaaccagacccaaacctgctaatattcagagaccggcattgactctattttttggcaaaattattatatactaactgaaaaatttccaaaaagcttacagcacctggtattcccaggcagtctcccatccaagtactaaccaggcccaaacctgcttagcttccgagatcagatgagattgggcatagccaggttggtatggccgtaagcgaagactgccgcaaagagaaggctatttagagatcagccaatctaatcgccagtacattatataagtaggaaagaaaacccaaaagcttaaagcacctggtattcctagccggtctctcatccaagtactaaccagacctaagcctgctaagattcagagattgggcatcgactctttttttttttttgcaaaattattatataatttgtgaaattttccaaaaagtttaaagcacctggtattcccaggcagtctcccttccatgtactaaccaggcccaaacctgctaatattcagaaatcgggcattgactctattttttggcaaaattattatatactaagtgaaaattttccaaaaagtttaaagcacctggtattcccaggcagtctcccatccatgtactaaccagacccaaacctgctaatattcagagaccggcattgactctattttttggcaaaattattatatactaagtgaaaaatttccaaagagcttacagcacctggtatttctaggcggtctcccatccaagtactaaccaggcccaaacctgcttagcttccgagatgagacgagatcgggcatagccaggttggtatggccgtaagcgaagactgccgcaaagagagggctatttagagatcagccaatctaatcgccagtacattatataagtaggaaagaaaacccaaaagcttaaagcacctggtattcctagccggtctctcatccaagtactaaccagacctaagcctgctaagattcagagattgggcattgactcttttttttttggcaaaattattatataatttgtgaaattttccaaaaagtttaaagcacctggtattcccaggcagtctcccatcaatgtactaaccaggcccaaacctgctaatattcagaaatcgggcattgactctattttttggcaaaattattatatactaagtgaaaattttccaaaaagtttaaagcacctggtattcccaggcagtctcccatccatgtactaaccagacccaaacctgctaatattcagagaccggcattgactctattttttggcaaaattattatatactaactgaaaaatttccaaaaagcttacagcacctggtattcccaggcggtctcccatccaagtactaaccaggcccaaacctgcttagcttccgagatcagacgagatcaggcatagccaggttggtatggccgtaagcgaagactgccgcaaagagaaggctatttagagatcagccaatctaatcgccagtacattatataagtaggaaagaaaacccaaaagcttaaagcacctggtattcctagccggtctctcatccaagtactaaccagacctaagcctgctaagattcagagattgggcatcgactctttttttttttttttttttttttttttgcaaaattattatataatttgtgaaattttccaaaaagtttaaagcacctggtattcccaggcagtgtcccatccatgtactaaccaggcccaaacctgctaatattcagaaatcgggcattgactctattttttggcaaaattattatatactaagtgaaaattttccaaaaagtttaaagcacctggtattcccaggcagtctcccatccatgtactaaacagacccaaacctgctaatattcagagaccggcattgactctattttttggcaaaattcttatatactaagtgaaaattttccaaaaagtttaaagcacctggtattcccaggcagtctcccatccatgtactaaccagacccaaacctgctaatattcagagaccggcattgactctattttttggcaaaattattatatactaactgaaaaattt includes:
- the LOC127947410 gene encoding glutamic acid-rich protein-like isoform X3, with translation MRCRCEMEHEVNEDTNMDVQEVMGDTATDHLNDSLRQTQGEEDEQDNEEEEETNKDENEEKSKDGEQGMEKGERVDKEERILINKDFSKEKEEVDTTGMDYEKGQEKDEDKGMKILPEVREVENGGRIFGLENKGIERLNRGVKARTKGGVDIQKVLKKQKIRRDALKERRKSGNGGSKTCFL
- the LOC127947410 gene encoding glutamic acid-rich protein-like isoform X2 — translated: MTEEGVQYYRVIHDNQLKTCRICVSVEHEKKDCPQFKCRDCFEQGHYARDCKVPRCQGCDKAIMRCRCEMEHEVNEDTNMDVQEVMGDTATDHLNDSLRQTQGEEDEQDNEEEEETNKDENEEKSKDGEQGMEKGERVDKEERILINKDFSKEKEEVDTTGMDYEKGQEKDEDKGMKILPEVREVENGGRIFGLENKGIERLNRGVKARTKGGVDIQKVLKKQKIRRDALKERRKSGNGGSKTCFL